The region TTATTTGGAGATGCATATGTATGTTATCGTGTGTATCAATATTCTGGAATAGATTAGCAAAtctttatttggtttttttataGCCAATTTAATAAAGTATATGTGGGGTTATGTTAAATTATCTCctataaaaaattgtgaatttaaccatttaattaatattttaaccctCTTTCTCATTTGTGGAGTTGGGATTTGAACTCCAGATCATTGTTTGGATGCCATATTAAACCGCCACTAGACCCATAAAACTGAAgttataaaatatagtaaatttaatcatttaactaatattATAATATGATCGATTAGCATTTTATGAGAATAATAGTTATTTAGCCTTGTGAAGGTTCTTGTGCgagatatataaaatatattaaaaattcgaTATGAAATGGATCACCTTTTTGGTTTGTTATGCAGGTAGCTATGTTAAAGAACACATGCACAATGGTTATTAAGAAACTGAAACATTGGATGATGCCAGAAAAGGTATTGTTTGTTATATCATGACAACAAATGAAACTTCTGTGTATTTTTTGACATTTAATCATTCGTGTTTTATCCaatattttgcttttattgcaGGTTAAAACTTCAATGACCTCTTTTCCTTCGTCAGCTGAAATAGTGCCAGAGCCTTTAGGTGTCGTGTTGGTCATTTCACCATGGAATTATCCTTTCTGTATGTCAGTCCCTTGTTTACATGTTTTACAGATTTAGAGCTGAACCCACAAATTATTGTTGGTCTATTCTCTCCAGTTAATATTAGTAATGATTGTTTAATGTCTCTTTTCCAGTGTTGTCACTTGACCCAGTTGTTGGAGCTATTGCGGCTGGTAATGCAGTTGTTCTGAAACCATCAGAAATTGCTCCAGCCACATCTGCTTTGCTTGCTAAATTAATCAGGGAATATATGGATAACTCTTTGATAAGGGTTGTTGAGGGGGCTGTTGCCGAAACATCTGCACTACTGGAGCAAAAGTGGGACAAAATATGTTATACAGGTTCTTAGTCATTTGCCATTCATTTACCTTTTCTTCTAAGAtgatctttaaaaataaatagatcaAGTGATATTTCTTTGAATAAAAACTAATGTGCATTATTCTCCTTGTATATGTATTATACGGATCTCATATTCTTTTATAGTCTATTATGTGATCTTGTAAGGGAGCATGGATTTCAGATGGTTTGAACATTAAATTAAGGCTATGTGAAGAGTTGAACTAGTTCTGGTTGAAGCTGTTCAGTGGGCACAGGGaggaaaaaagatgaaaaaaccCGGACTAGAGCTTGATGATTGACTTTCTGGAATGGTTGAATAGACTGGTAATATTTGGTATGAGGAACTCTCTATGTGTGTGCTTGATGCAAGTCCCCACAAAGCTCTGCAAATTTTAGAAACGAAAAATACTTCAAGGTGGTAATGATATCTATGCCCTGTATGACTGAAAAACATCTAATGTTGCAAAGGTATTGGTTTTGAGATTGAGGCAGGTGGTAGACAAGGAGGTGTCTTATTAATCATGGCGAAATGGCACATGCTTTTGTTGAGGGATAAACTCTAGTGCCTTGATTATTTACTGCTGCAATTTAAGGTTGTTTCAGCACTTATGGGTAGTTTAGGGAAGGCAAAGTCAATTGGATGCTTACTGTGGGTAGCTTTTCTCCATCTTATATGGTCTGCAAACCAGGGTACTGTTTAATGCAGAAATTTTCATTCTTAGATAAGATTGACAGGGGGGGAAGAAGTCCGTCTCTGTCAGGGTGGTAAAATAGCTTCTATTATCTGCACTTCTTTCGGCATTCCTACATATCTAATGTCAATATTCACTACTACTTTCCCATGGTGAGTTTATTGAAGAAAGTATGAAGAGACTTTCATATAGGCAGTTCGGATATTGGTAGGAGTTCTAGTGTCACTTGCTGGGTTGAAGTTCAAGCATTTTCTTAATAGAAGGTAGTTTTACAAATCCTTTTTGGGGAGGCTACTTTATAAGGAGATGATGTCCTGTCTTATACAATATCTGACGTAGTGATTCTgcttctctgattttctcttcaGACATAAGATGTTGCAGTGAATGATGGCTGAGgtcaacattatttttttatagggagaCCAAGGAATCCCTATAAATGGTTATTTGATTCAAGCAAGCTAATCTTAAACAATTGTAGTATGTTTGAGGAGGATGTTGTGTAACCCAACCATCTCAtatgttttttcattttgaattttaGCTGCTGAGTTTTCTATATCTGCTACTTGTTTACTATAATGACGGTATTAGCCTTATTGAATGTCAACTTTAGTATGTCTCAAATAGACTGTTGTAGCATGTTTATGATTATTTTGTTGCTCTGGAAATTGGAAATTCTCCTTTATCTTGTGGCAGTAGCCTTGTgcagtgaaaataattttttggatggtttggGTTCTGACTGTTGAATGGTGTGATTGTTTGTTCTTCTACTCAAGTAATCCTTGAATGTGCAGGCAATGGAAGAGTTGGACGGATTGTGATGGCAGCCGCTGCAAAGCACCTGACACCAGTTCTTCTGGAGCTTGGAGGAAAATCTCCAGTTGTTGTTGATTCAGGCATCAATTTACAAGTAAGAACTCTTCTTTTCTTGCACAGCCTGATCATTTGGCCGTGTACATCATCCTCAGAAATAATTGTGCCATGTCCGTTATCCTCATTGTTAATTTGGACACTGTGCCATCTGTGTCTTATGTGCTTACTTATATTTATCTGTACTTCCTAGGTTGCAACTAGAAGGATAATTGCGGGTAAGTGGGCATGTAATAATGGACAAACCTGTGTTGCTGCGGATTACATTATTACAACAAAAGATTATGCTCCGAAGTTGGTAATTTTCCCAATAATACCATTAGATATACCATTTGTTACTCTATGCATATTTCAGTTTTCCTCTAATGCCTATGATTCTCCAGTTGGATTCTCTGAAACATGAACTGGAGAAATTTTATGGGAAGAATCCACTGGAGTCAAAAGACTTATCCCGTATTGTGAACGCAAATCATTTTGCTCGCTTGACCAAGCTCTTGGATGAGGATAAGGTTTCTGGCAAGATTGTCCATGGAGGTGAAAGGGACAAACCAAACTTGTGAGTGTTAGTGTGTATTTGCTTGTTCTTTTTGGTTCATTATTGTAGTTTCCCTAAGTGCAGCGGGCCTTTCATAATGTTGATGCTTCTTTCCTTCAACTGCAGGAAGATTGCTCCCACCATCTTGCTGGATGTCCCACGAGACTCTACGATCATGAATGAGGAGATCTTTGGTCCCTTGCTTCCCATTATCACGGTAGGAACCAAGAGAGTCGATTATATCGAGATATGGCTCAAGCTCCATTGTTTCTTTAGGATGCATTTTTACAGAAATATCCATATAACTTTATCAACAAGTTCATGTTCTTCTCCTCAAGCTGGACAAGGGTAATAGAATTGACTTTAGGTATTCTTGTAACTAATTGATCTTTTGACATAGAAAATATGGGAATAGTGTCTTCTTAGAAAGGTTACTTAGAGAAAAGAGTTTAAGCAGCCTATGCCACGTGCTATAAACCAGCTGATTTATG is a window of Alnus glutinosa chromosome 4, dhAlnGlut1.1, whole genome shotgun sequence DNA encoding:
- the LOC133865583 gene encoding aldehyde dehydrogenase family 3 member H1 isoform X2; this encodes MASEEEKTIFDVEAASTLVNELKSAYTAGKSRSYEWRISQVQCILKMVEHHEQDILDAVFSDLSKPAFEVSFFEVAMLKNTCTMVIKKLKHWMMPEKVKTSMTSFPSSAEIVPEPLGVVLVISPWNYPFLLSLDPVVGAIAAGNAVVLKPSEIAPATSALLAKLIREYMDNSLIRVVEGAVAETSALLEQKWDKICYTGNGRVGRIVMAAAAKHLTPVLLELGGKSPVVVDSGINLQVATRRIIAGKWACNNGQTCVAADYIITTKDYAPKLLDSLKHELEKFYGKNPLESKDLSRIVNANHFARLTKLLDEDKVSGKIVHGGERDKPNLKIAPTILLDVPRDSTIMNEEIFGPLLPIITVEKVEDSVDIINSGTKPLAAYLFTNNKKLKEHFVMAVSAGGMVVNDTVIHLAVDNLPFGGVQESGMGAYHGKFSFDAFSHKKAVLYRGFGGDVPVRYPPYTKGKLRLMKALISGSILGAIFALIGWSKD
- the LOC133865583 gene encoding aldehyde dehydrogenase family 3 member H1 isoform X1 gives rise to the protein MAAEEESRVVDAKAAARLVKGLREAFGAGKTRSYEWRVSQLKSILKMMEDREQDIAEALRSDLAKPELESVVYEVAMLKNTCTMVIKKLKHWMMPEKVKTSMTSFPSSAEIVPEPLGVVLVISPWNYPFLLSLDPVVGAIAAGNAVVLKPSEIAPATSALLAKLIREYMDNSLIRVVEGAVAETSALLEQKWDKICYTGNGRVGRIVMAAAAKHLTPVLLELGGKSPVVVDSGINLQVATRRIIAGKWACNNGQTCVAADYIITTKDYAPKLLDSLKHELEKFYGKNPLESKDLSRIVNANHFARLTKLLDEDKVSGKIVHGGERDKPNLKIAPTILLDVPRDSTIMNEEIFGPLLPIITVEKVEDSVDIINSGTKPLAAYLFTNNKKLKEHFVMAVSAGGMVVNDTVIHLAVDNLPFGGVQESGMGAYHGKFSFDAFSHKKAVLYRGFGGDVPVRYPPYTKGKLRLMKALISGSILGAIFALIGWSKD